A region from the Canis lupus dingo isolate Sandy chromosome X, ASM325472v2, whole genome shotgun sequence genome encodes:
- the MED12 gene encoding mediator of RNA polymerase II transcription subunit 12 isoform X7 yields MAAFGILSYEHRPLKRPRLGPPDVYPQDPKQKEDELTALNVKQGFNNQPAVSGDEHGSAKNVNFNPAKISSNFSSIIAEKLRCNTLPDTGRRKPQVNQKDNFWLVTARSQSAINTWFTDLAGTKPLTQLAKKVPIFSKKEEVFGYLAKYTVPVMRAAWLIKMTCAYYAAITETKVKKRHVIDPFMEWTQIITKYLWEQLQKMAEYYRPGPTGSGGCGSTIGPLPHDIEVAIRQWDYNEKLAMFMFQDGMLDRHEFLTWVLECFEKIRPGEDELLKLLLPLLLRYSGEFVQSAYLSRRLAYFCTRRLALQLDGMSTHSSHVISAQSTSTLPTTPAPQPPTSSTPSTPFSDLLMCPQHRPLVFGLSCILQTILLCCPSALVWHYSLTDSRIKTGSPLDHLPIAPSNLPMPEGNSAFTQQVRAKLREIEQQIKERGQAVEVRWSFDKCQEATAGFTIGRVLHTLEVLDSHSFERSDFSNSLDSLCNRIFGLGPSKDGHEISSDDDAVVSLLCEWAVSCKRSGRHRAMVVAKLLEKRQAEIEAERCGESEAADEKGSIASGSLSAPSAPIFQDVLLQFLDTQAPMLTDPRSESERVEFFNLVLLFCELIRHDVFSHNMYTCTLISRGDLAFGAPGPRPPSPFDDPADDSERKETEGSSSSKLEDPGLSESMDIDPSSSVLFEDMEKPDFSLFSPTMPCEGKGSPSPEKPDVEKEVKPPPKEKIEGTLGVLYDQPRHVQYATHFPIPQEESCSHECNQRLVVLFGVGKQRDDARHAIKKITKDILKVLNRKGTAETDQLAPIVPLNPGDLTFLGGEDGQKRRRNRPEAFPTAEDIFAKFQHLSHYDQHQVTAQVSRNVLEQITSFALGMSYHLPLVQHVQFIFDLMEYSLSISGLIDFAIQLLNELSVVEAELLLKSSDLVGSYTTSLCLCIVAVLRHYHACLILNQDQMAQVFEGLCGVVKHGMNRSDGSSAERCILAYLYDLYTSCSHLKSKFGELFSDFCSKVKNTIYCNVEPSESNMRWAPEFMIDTLENPAAHTFTYTGLGKSLSENPANRYSFVCNALMHVCVGHHDPDRVNDIAILCAELTGYCKSLSAEWLGVLKALCCSSNNGTCGFNDLLCNVDVSDLSFHDSLATFVAILIARQCLLLEDLIRCAAIPSLLNAACSEQDSEPGARLTCRILLHLFKTPQLNPCQSDGNKPTVGIRSSCDRHLLAASQNRIVDGAVFAVLKAVFVLGDAELKGSGFTVTGGTEELPEEEGGGGSGGRRQGGRNISVETASLDVYAKYVLRSICQQEWVGERCLKSLCEDSNDLQDPVLSSAQAQRLMQLICYPHRLLDNEDGENPQRQRIKRILQNLDQWTMRQSSLELQLMIKQTPNNEMNSLLENIAKATIEVFQQSAETGSSSGSTTSNMPSSSKTKPVLSSLERSGVWLVAPLIAKLPTSVQGHVLKAAGEELEKGQHLGSSSRKERDRQKQKSMSLLSQQPFLSLVLTCLKGQDEQREGLLTSLYSQVHQIVNNWRDDQYLDDCKPKQLMHEALKLRLNLVGGMFDTVQRSTQQTTEWAVLLLEIIISGTVDMQSNNELFTTVLDMLSVLINGTLAADMSSISQGSMEENKRAYMNLVKKLRKELGERQSDSLEKVRQLLPLPKQTRDVITCEPQGSLIDTKGNKIAGFDSIFKKEGLQVSTKQKISPWDLFEGLKPSAPLSWGWFGTVRVDRRVARGEEQQRLLLYHTHLRPRPRAYYLEPLPLPPEDEEPPAPTLLEPEKKAPEPPKTDKPGAAPPSTEERKKKSTKGKKRSQPAPKTEDYGMGPGRSGPYGVTVPPDLLHHANPSSISHLSYRQGSIGLYTQNQPLPAGGPRVDPYRPVRLPMQKLPTRPPYTGVLPTTMTGVMGIEPSYKTSVYRQQQPTVPQGQRLRQQLQAKISQGMLGQSTVHQMTPSSSYGLQTSQGYTPYVSHVGLQQHTGPADPTRHLQQRPSGYVHQQAPTYGHGLTSTQRFSHQTLQQAPMIGTMTPLGAQGVQAGVRSASILPEQQQQQQQQQQQQQQQQQQQQQQQQQQQQQQQQQYHIRQQQQQQILRQQQQQQQQQQQQQQQQQQAHQQQQQAAPPQPQPQSQPQFQRQGLQQTQQQQQTAALVRQLQQQLSNTQPQPSTNIFGRY; encoded by the exons ATGGCGGCCTTCGGGATCTTGAGCTACGAACACCGGCCACTGAAGCGGCCGCGGCTGGGCCCTCCCGATGTGTACCCGCAAGATCCCAAACAGAAGGAG GATGAACTGACAGCCTTGAATGTAAAACAAGGTTTCAATAACCAGCCTGCTGTCTCTGGGGATGAACATGGCAGTGCCAAGAACGTCAACTTCAATCCTGCCAAG aTCAGTTCCAACTTCAGCAGCATTATTGCAGAGAAGTTACGTTGTAACACTCTCCCTGACACTGGTCGCAGGAAGCCCCAAGTGAACCAGAAGGACAACTTCTGGCTGGTGACTGCACGATCCCAGAGTGCCATTAACACCTGGTTCACTGACCTGGCTGGCACCAAGCCACTCACACAACTAGCCAAAAAG GTCCCCATTTTCAGTAAGAAGGAAGAAGTCTTTGGGTACTTAGCCAAATACACAGTGCCTGTGATGCGGGCCGCCTGGCTCATCAAGATGACCTGTGCCTACTATGCAGCAATTACTGAGACCAAGGTTAAGAAGAGACATGTCATTGACCCCTTCATGG AATGGACTCAGATCATCACCAAGTACTTATGGGAGCAGCTGCAAAAGATGGCTGAATATTACCGTCCAGGGCCCACAGGCAGTGGGGGCTGTGGTTCCACTATAGGGCCCTTGCCCCATGACATAGAGGTGGCTATCCGGCAGTGGGACTACAATGAGAAGCTGGCAATGTTCATGTTTCAG GATGGAATGCTGGACAGACACGAGTTCCTGACCTGGGTACTTGAGTGTTTTGAGAAAATCCGTCCTGGAGAGGATGAATTGCTTAaactgctgctgcccctgctgctccgA TACTCGGGGGAATTCGTTCAGTCTGCATACCTCTCCCGCCGCCTTGCCTACTTCTGTACCCGGAGACTGGCCTTGCAACTGGACGGCATGAGCACTCACTCATCTCACGTTATATCCGCTCAGTCGACAAGCACACTGCCCACCACCCCTGCTCCTCAGCCCCCAACCAGCAGCACACCCTCTACACCCTTTAGTGACCTACTGATGTGCCCTCAGCACCGGCCCCTGGTTTTTGGCCTCAGCTGTATCCTTCAG ACCATCCTCCTGTGTTGTCCTAGTGCCCTAGTTTGGCACTACTCGCTGACCGACAGCCGCATTAAGACTGGCTCACCACTTGACCACCTGCCTATTGCCCCCTCCAACCTGCCCATGCCAGAGGGCAACAGTGCCTTTACTCAGCAG GTCCGTGCAAAGTTGCGTGAGATTGAGCAGCAGATCAAGGAGCGAGGACAGGCAGTTGAGGTTCGCTGGTCTTTTGATAAGTGCCAGGAAGCTACTGCAG GCTTCACCATTGGACGGGTGCTCCATACTTTGGAAGTGTTGGACAGCCATAGTTTTGAACGCTCTGACTTCAGTAATTCTCTCGACTCCCTTTGTAACCGAATCTTTGGATTGGGGCCTAGCAAGGATGGGCACGAG ATCTCCTCGGATGATGACGCCGTAGTATCATTACTGTGTGAATGGGCTGTCAGCTGCAAGCGTTCTGGTCGGCATCGTGCTATGGTGGTAGCCAAGCTGCTAGAGAAGAGACAGGCTGAGATTGAAGCTGAG CGTTGTGGAGAGTCAGAAGCCGCAGATGAGAAGGGTTCCATTGCCTCTGGATCCCTTTCTGCTCCTAGTGCTCCCATCTTCCAGGATGTCCTCCTGCAGTTTCTGGATACCCAGGCTCCCATGCTGA CGGACCCCCGAAGTGAGAGTGAGCGAGTGGAGTTCTTCAACTTAGTCCTGCTTTTCTGTGAACTGATTCGGCATGATGTTTTCTCACACAACATGTATACTTGCACCCTCATCTCACGGGGGGACTTGGCCTTTGGAGCCCCCGGTCCCCGGCCTCCATCCCCCTTTGATGACCCCGCTGATGACTCGGAGCGCAAGGAGACCGAGGGCAGCAGCAGTAGCAAGCTGGAG gacccagggctcTCAGAGTCCATGGACATTGACCCTAGTTCCAGTGTGCTTTTCGAGGACATGGAGAAACCTGATTTCTCA TTGTTCTCCCCTACTATGCCCTGTGAGGGGAAGGGCAGTCCATCCCCCGAGAAACCAGATGTTGAGAAGGAGGTGAAGCCCCCACCCAAGGAGAAGATAGAAGGGACCCTTGGGGTTCTTTATGACCAGCCACGACATGTGCAGTATGCCACCCACTTTCCCATCCCCCAG GAGGAGTCATGCAGCCATGAGTGCAACCAGCGGTTGGTCGTACTGTTTGGGGTGGGAAAGCAGCGAGATGATGCCCGCCATGCCATCAAGAAAATTACCAAGGATATCCTGAAGGTTCTGAACCGCAAAGGGACAGCAGAAACTG ACCAGCTTGCTCCTATTGTGCCTCTGAATCCTGGAGACCTGACATTCTTAG GTGGGGAGGACGGGCAGAAGCGGCGGCGCAACCGGCCTGAAGCCTTCCCCACTGCCGAAGACATCTTTGCTAAGTTCCAGCACCTTTCACATTATGACCAGCACCAGGTCACGGCTCAG GTCTCCCGGAATGTTCTGGAGCAGATCACGAGCTTTGCCCTTGGCATGTCATATCACTTGCCTCTGGTGCAGCATGTGCAGTTCATCTTTGACCTCATGGAATATTCGCTCAGCATCAGTGGCCTCATCGACTTTGCCATCCAG CTACTAAACGAACTGAGCGTGGTTGAGGCCGAGTTGCTCCTCAAGTCCTCGGATCTGGTGGGCAGCTACACCACCAGCCTGTGTCTGTGCATCGTGGCTGTCCTGCGGCACTACCATGCCTGCCTCATCCTCAACCAGGACCAGATGGCACAGGTCTTTGAGGG GCTGTGTGGCGTAGTGAAGCATGGGATGAACCGATCAGATGGCTCCTCTGCAGAACGCTGTATCCTTGCTTATCTCTATGATCTGTACACCTCCTGTAGCCATTTAAAGAGCAAATTTGGGGAGCTCTTCAG CGACTTTTGCTCCAAGGTGAAAAACACTATCTACTGCAACGTGGAGCCCTCAGAATCCAACATGCGCTGGGCACCCGAGTTCATGATCGACACTCTGGAGAACCCTGCAGCTCACACCTTTACCTACACGGGGCTAGGCAAGAGTCTTAGTGAGAACCCCGCTAACCGCTACAGCTTTGTCTGCAATGCCCTTATGCACGTCTGTGTGGGGCACCATGATCCCGATAG GGTGAATGACATCGCAATCCTGTGTGCAGAGCTGACTGGCTATTGCAAGTCACTGAGTGCCGAGTGGCTAGGAGTACTCAAGGCTTTATGCTGCTCCTCTAACAATGGCACTTGTGGTTTCAACGACCTCCTCTGCAATGTAGAT GTCAGTGACCTGTCTTTTCATGACTCTCTGGCTACTTTTGTTGCCATCCTCATCGCTCGGCAATGTCTGCTCCTTGAGGATCTGATTCGCTGTGCTGCCATCCCTTCACTCCTTAATGCCG cctgCAGTGAGCAGGACTCTGAGCCAGGGGCCCGGCTGACCTGCCGCATCCTCCTCCACCTTTTCAAGACGCCTCAACTCAATCCTTGCCAGTCAGATGGAA ACAAGCCTACAGTAGGAATCCGTTCCTCCTGTGACCGCCACCTGCTGGCTGCCTCCCAGAACCGCATCGTGGATGGAGCTGTGTTTGCTGTTCTCAAGGCAGTATTTGTACTTG GGGATGCGGAACTGAAGGGTTCAGGCTTCACTGTGACAGGAGGAACAGAAGAACttccagaggaggagggaggaggtggcagTGGCGGTCGGAGGCAGGGTGGCCGCAACATCTCTGTGGAGACAGCCAGTCTGGATGTCTATGCCAAGTACGTGCTGCGCAGCATCTGCCAACAG GAATGGGTAGGAGAGCGTTGCCTTAAATCATTGTGTGAGGATAGCAATGACCTGCAAGACCCAGTGTTGAGTAGTGCCCAGGCCCAGCGCCTCATGCAGCTCATCTGCTACCCACATCGGTTGCTGGACAACGAGGACGGGGAAAACCCCCAGCGGCAGCGCATTAAGCGTATTCTGCAG AACTTGGACCAGTGGACCATGCGCCAGTCTTCCTTGGAGCTGCAGCTCATGATCAAGCAGACCCCTAACAAT GAGATGAACTCCCTCTTAGAGAACATCGCCAAGGCCACAATCGAGGTTTTCCAACAGTCAGCAGAGACAGGGTCATCTTCTGGAAGCACCACAAGCAACATGCCCAGCAGCAGCAAAACAAAGCCAGTGCTCAG CTCTCTGGAGCGCTCTGGTGTGTGGCTGGTCGCTCCCCTCATCGCTAAGCTGCCCACCTCAGTCCAGGGGCATGTGTTAAAGGCAGCCGGAGAGGAGTTGGAGAAAGGCCAGCACCTGGGTTCCTCTTCCCGCAAAGAACGTGACCGACAAAAGCAGAAGAG CATGTCCCTGTTGAGCCAGCAGCCATTCTTATCTTTGGTGCTGACATGTCTGAAAGGGCAGGATGAGCAGCGTGAGGGCCTTCTCACCTCCCTCTATAGCCAGGTGCACCAG ATTGTGAATAATTGGCGGGATGACCAGTACTTAGATGACTGCAAACCAAAGCAGCTAATGCACGAGGCTCTCAAGCTGCGGCTCAATCTG GTGGGGGGTATGTTTGACACGGTGCAGCGCAGTACCCAGCAGACTACGGAGTGGGCTGTGCTCCTCCTGGAGATCATCATCAGCGGCACTGTCGACATGCAGTCCAACAA CGAGCTCTTCACCACGGTGCTGGACATGCTGAGCGTGCTCATCAACGGGACTCTGGCCGCGGACATGTCTAGCATCTCTCAAGGCAGCATGGAGGAGAACAAACGTGCCTACATGAACCTGGTCAAGAAGCTGCGG AAAGAGCTGGGGGAGCGCCAGTCAGACAGTCTGGAAAAAGTTCGCCAGCTGCTGCCACTGCCCAAGCAGACCCGAGACGTCATCACGTGTGAGCCACAGGGCTCCCTCATTGATACCAAGGGCAACAAGATTGCCGGCTTCGATTCCATCTTCAAGAAGGAG GGTCTACAGGTTTCCACCAAACAAAAGATCTCTCCCTGGGATCTTTTTGAGGGCTTGAAGCCATCAGCACCACTCTCTTGGGGATGGTTTGGAACGGTTCGAGTCGACCGGCGAGTGGCCCGAGGAGAGGAACAGCAGCGGTTGCTGCTCTACCACACACACCTGAGGCCCCGGCCCCGTGCCTATTACCTGGAGCCACTTCCACTGCCACCAGAAGATGAGGAgccccctgctcccaccctgcTAGAGCCTGAGAAAAAGGCTCCAGAGCCCCCCAAAACTGACAAACCTGGGGCTGCCCCACCCAGTACAGAGGAACGCAAGAAGAAGTCCACCAAGGGCAAGAAACGCAGCCAGCCAGCCCCCAAGACAGAG GATTATGGAATGGGCCCAGGGAGGAGTGGCCCCTATGGCGTGACGGTGCCTCCGGACCTCCTACACCATGCTAACCCCAGTTCCATATCCCATCTCAGCTACAGGCAGGGCTCCATAGGCCTGTACACCCAGAATCAGCCACTACCTGCAG GTGGCCCTCGCGTGGACCCATACCGCCCTGTGCGGTTGCCAATGCAGAAGCTGCCGACCCGACCACCTTACACTGGAGTGCTGCCCACAACCATGACTGGAGTCATGGGGATAGAACCCTCCTACAAGACCTCTGTATACCGACAGCAGCAGCCCACCGTGCCCCAAGGACAGCGCCTTCGCCAACAGCTCCAGGCAAAGATA AGTCAGGGGATGTTGGGACAGTCAACTGTCCATCAGATGACTCCCAGCTCTTCCTACGGTTTGCAGACCTCCCAG gGCTATACTCCTTATGTTTCTCATGTGGGATTGCAGCAACACACAGGCCCTGCAG ATCCTACTCGCCACCTGCAACAGCGGCCCAGTGGCTATGTGCACCAGCAGGCCCCAACCTACGGACATGGGTTGACCTCCACCCAAAG GTTTTCACACCAGACCCTGCAGCAGGCACCCATGATAGGTACCATGACTCCTCTGGGTGCGCAGGGCGTCCAGGCCGGCGTGCGATCGGCGTCCATCCTgcctgagcagcagcagcagcagcaacagcagcaacagcagcagcagcagcagcaacagcagcaacagcagcagcagcagcagcagcagcagcagcaacaacagcagtATCACATCcgacagcagcaacagcagcagatTTTGCGG cagcagcagcagcagcaacagcagcagcagcagcagcagcaacaacaacagcaggcacaccagcagcagcagcaggcagctcctccccagccccagccccagtcccagccccag TTCCAGCGCCAGGGGCTTCAGCAGACACAGCAACAGCAACAGACAGCAGCTTTGGTCCGGCAGCTCCAACAACAGCTTTCTA ATACCCAGCCACAGCCCAGTACCAACATATTTGGACGCTACTGA